In the genome of Impatiens glandulifera chromosome 6, dImpGla2.1, whole genome shotgun sequence, the window ttatttaataaaaaaattaaattatttttttataataatatattataatttatataatattaaaacttttgtttatataattttatcaaatactCTTTAGTCTTTAATCCTTCTTTTCCGTAAAAGTATAATGCATTCTCACACTCTTAATAGCAGGGTCTCCTAAAAAacatttatgtatataataataatttaaaaatatatttttcctttgCTCATCAAACTAATCAACTAAACCAAATTATTTCactattaactaaaaaaaattaaaaatataaagttgttaGAGATCAAATTAACTTGTTTTATTTCCACTTTGTTGTCTGTTTCCAATTTTTCTTTACTAAGTTTGTTCATTGTATTAAAATACTCCATTgtaagttatataaaataaaataaataatatttggatATCCCTTTactatttttcatattaaataataaaatataattagttatcattaaaattattaaaaaaaaagtcataaaCTCTACTTGTTTTTAAGTATATCTTTTATTTTGACAAACCAAACTGTTTGACTTACTGAGTTACCAACAGCAATCATATAGGTCAGATTCAATTCAAGTATGGCTCTTCCTAGAACATGGTCAACCGAAACTAAATCGGATCTAATCCGATACGTTTCAATTCAAGCCCAATAGAAGAGAAGTACATACATACCTGACTCGCCGGGTTAAGGCTGGAAAGCAGAGGTGTGAACCAGAATCACAACTCTTTAACTCCTGTCTATCATTGCAAGCAGATAAACAACAGTTTGATTATTAGAAGAAATACTAATAATTGAAAGGGGAAAAACGAAAGGGTCCATTTTGGAATTAAAACAAGGGAGAAGAATAAAATTGTCTCAATGTGTACTTTCAGATGATTGATGTATCCGACCATGACTTAAATTTACTGACTCGGACCCTACACCATCTGAATCCGATGGAGGAACCGCaacagcaacaacaacaacatcaacatcaGACAAAATTAATGACTCGCCCTCCAACCCGGGAGAAGTAGGAGTTTTCCCTCCTTCCAGATTATTCATCACATCATCATCATTGTTCAGACTCGAACCCTCATCAATCTTCATATCTGCAATACCTTCTTTTTCATCTGCAGCATCCAGCAACATGTCCTTGTGTTGATTAGAGGGAGATGACGATGGTGATTCCACTTTTACTTTCTCGATGTTGTCCTGCAATTGAATGGTCTCTTCTACTTCTTCTGCCTCTGCTAGCTTAGGCTTGTCATCTTCCGAAACAATCTCATCAGCATCATTCACATTCACATTCATCttctccttattattattattaggttgCAGCACCTTATACATCCCCCCTTCACTATGATTCTCATATACAGACATCGCTTTCTGCATATAATATATTCAACACAATCTGTCAGAAACTTGTCAAAATTTCCAGAAAACAAGGGCAAGCCATTTTTTGTGATTCTCATATACTTCTTGGAATGAATTTTCAGATTTAACGACAACTATGCAACACCAAATTTACTTGGGAAGCCCAAGCAAGTAACTAAAAGCTAATAACATAACATATACCTTCAATATAGCTTCATTTGTGGCCGGTATTGGTAAACTCTTTGAAGTTTGTTCGTAACTTTTGCTTCTGTTTTGCTTAGAACCCTGTCACATGCGGAAGGAGAACGAGTTTCATAAGAACATGTGGAGGAGGAAGGAGGAGAAAAGAAGACTACTACTTACTACAGTTTGACTATACGAAAACCGAATTTACCTCCAGATAAAGGATTACTGAAACATCTTTATCAGAATTAGGTTTCTCATCCAAGTCCTCCTCCATAAACTTCATGTAACCATAGTACAAGTCAGGAACAGCAAGATCCACTGAAACATCCATCTTCGAAAGGTAAGAAATCGTACGAGAAAGAGAAACATCCTTTTTCTTCAATATCTCTGTTTGTTTCTGAATCTCCTTGGAACTAATTTTAGTCGCTAGAGTATCCTCATTCTCAACCACAATAGGTTGAGTAACATCAACAACATCCACCGCCTTAACATTTTGCAAGTTTTGATCATTCTCTGTTTGCATTGCTGAAACTTCATCTGATGGCCCTTGGATATTATTATTCTCTACAGTTGCCTTCCACGAATCTTGACGTGTAGCATCCCATGCATGAACACCCACACCACCCGCAATAGCTCTGCTTTGATCCCAACCTAGCCTTCCATACATATGAGATTCATCTCTAAAAACAGCATTATTTAAGTCATCCATAGGATTACGCCAGCCAAGAGGACGGCCATAACCAGAATGATTTAATTCCATTGGAGGCCTGATACCAAATATTGGAGGTCCAGGAAACTGCTGCATCATTGGATGAAACCCAACAGGAGTTGGTGGGCCATGTTGGAAAGGCATAAAACCATTTGCTACAGGAGAAGGCCAGTTTTGGATACCCTTCCAAGCATTATTATTTCCCTGGGGGGGTCTAGCCATATTATTAGAATCACCACCAACCCTCCTATGACGATTGTAATACTTACCTCTACTGTCTTCCTCCATTGACCCATTAACAGTATGGTTGTCAGATCCGTTCCTGAAGAGTGGCGGAGGAAGAAGAGAGGTATGATTATTGCTCCTAGTGAAAGACGAAGAGACAGACAAGGTATCATCATTTCCAGGAAACGTCTCCATTGTTGGATCTCGACTTCCTCTGCCTTCCTTACTAGGATAATCTTTTGAATCATCAATGTCCAGACTCCTCCTTGCATCTGATCTATTGAAGTGTCGGCGTTCAGTACTAGCTGATGATGGTGATTTGTCCGCAAGCTGCAAAGGTGAATCTAGCTTTTGACGCCTTTCAACAGACAATTCCTGATAATGAAGATCATCCTTGTTTATTGATCTTTCATTTGACCTTGAAATAGGCGCATTCTCAACTGCACCACCGAATTCTTTTTTAGATGATGACCTGTTCCAAGTTCTCTCCTCGTACACATCCTCTTGTATTGAAGTCCTAGAAAACAAGAAATCACATGAAACATTAAACCTGATTTATTGGCAAACTGTGAATCCATTTCACTGAAAAAACAGGGTTTTACAAGAACAACATAGAATGTTAAAAATGCAATGGGATAAGCCATGTTTAGATTTAGATTATATAAAAGAGGGGGAAATAAAGATCTTAGGCAGTCATATTTCAGTTCTTTGGTTCTTCCTTCTACAGCAAAATAACACAATTCATTCAGGATCTAACTACAAAATCAGTATCTAGAAAACTCCGCTTTGGCTACATGAGAATATAGCTAGTTCCGCATACGAAAAGAATTCTGGAGTTTGATTTCAAAGTTTTTTTAAGCCACATCCAGCTCCcatcaaacaaaaacccaatATGTCAATGTTCTAAAGCA includes:
- the LOC124941383 gene encoding titin homolog — encoded protein: MPRSSRHKSHKQSKHKELSESEEDVRMKYMNGKDEFSVVEKRKVSGDSMIESGVLKRKREKTESGSATDRWNSGGVDVDKNSRSKVSSDLRSKSTRKHESGNEKKEEMVEKEESKTGSKVESKRKSEKDQGRKEAQQTKDVKESKDRDKGSEKKVDSIRDLEVLTKQGSLSIDLNGEKQVKRGKENADLVIQDDFRNPELEKELEKRIRRRSDSSREKHQDDHVKDSESRRISSKSDHAKNGRHKDEKHKDGSYVDKQSEDGEKESRYKEDKYHEDHERDKRNKDGKHRDSKYREDVDRESRHKEDKYRDSGHRDSHYEDNNHREDGDKGRKRREAKYLEDDNVDNRYRDDKHHENSNGESKDKDDKYHDDRRRDDKYHEDGRHREERHREDVDKDIKHRDGKPRDDNDRVKRLRDIKYRDEGTNDKSDVKRLRNDSNASECHKKSTNQDVYDHSRRDKDDKERRRGTDKDYSDSRSNNTKDQTSEADKKYGGARIDAVSDQGKSSSRNADGESSPSRSRRRYPPNSGASAKIQSRTSIQEDVYEERTWNRSSSKKEFGGAVENAPISRSNERSINKDDLHYQELSVERRQKLDSPLQLADKSPSSASTERRHFNRSDARRSLDIDDSKDYPSKEGRGSRDPTMETFPGNDDTLSVSSSFTRSNNHTSLLPPPLFRNGSDNHTVNGSMEEDSRGKYYNRHRRVGGDSNNMARPPQGNNNAWKGIQNWPSPVANGFMPFQHGPPTPVGFHPMMQQFPGPPIFGIRPPMELNHSGYGRPLGWRNPMDDLNNAVFRDESHMYGRLGWDQSRAIAGGVGVHAWDATRQDSWKATVENNNIQGPSDEVSAMQTENDQNLQNVKAVDVVDVTQPIVVENEDTLATKISSKEIQKQTEILKKKDVSLSRTISYLSKMDVSVDLAVPDLYYGYMKFMEEDLDEKPNSDKDVSVILYLEGSKQNRSKSYEQTSKSLPIPATNEAILKKAMSVYENHSEGGMYKVLQPNNNNKEKMNVNVNDADEIVSEDDKPKLAEAEEVEETIQLQDNIEKVKVESPSSSPSNQHKDMLLDAADEKEGIADMKIDEGSSLNNDDDVMNNLEGGKTPTSPGLEGESLILSDVDVVVVAVAVPPSDSDGVGSESVNLSHGRIHQSSESTH